The Anoxybacillus flavithermus genome has a segment encoding these proteins:
- a CDS encoding sodium-dependent bicarbonate transport family permease produces MQEMVINNLTSPAILFFILGIIAALVKSDLKLPTGLNESLSIYLLIAIGMKGGIELAEHSFSELIRPLVGTLSLGIIIPIITFAVCRRLGIDRKNATGIAATYGSVSIVTFGAALAFVEQANITYESYMSAFVVLLESPAIIVSLVILKLLESRSYKQEMVYRFSATSVYGPIIKEGLFGKSVFLMIGSLLVGLIGGDRALTVVKPLFIDLYPSVLVLFLLGMGLTAGNQLAAVRKYGIKLLALGILFPPLYGFLGVVVGYYSGLSFGGTILLSVLAASASYIAAPAAMRASVPEANPAIYLGMALGLTFPFNLTIGMPLYYEMAKWFY; encoded by the coding sequence ATGCAAGAAATGGTTATCAACAATTTAACATCGCCCGCCATTTTATTTTTTATTCTCGGCATTATTGCTGCTCTCGTCAAATCAGATTTAAAATTACCAACAGGATTAAATGAATCGTTAAGCATCTATTTGTTAATCGCAATCGGAATGAAAGGGGGCATTGAACTTGCGGAACATTCTTTTAGCGAGCTTATTCGTCCACTAGTTGGAACATTATCACTTGGTATCATCATCCCAATTATTACGTTTGCTGTTTGTCGTCGTCTTGGCATTGATCGTAAAAACGCAACAGGTATTGCGGCAACATATGGATCAGTTAGCATCGTTACATTCGGTGCTGCACTCGCATTTGTCGAACAAGCAAATATTACGTACGAAAGTTACATGAGTGCATTTGTCGTGCTGTTAGAAAGCCCTGCCATTATCGTATCGCTTGTCATATTAAAATTGTTAGAAAGTCGCTCATATAAACAAGAAATGGTATATCGCTTCTCAGCTACATCGGTATACGGACCGATCATTAAAGAAGGGCTATTTGGAAAAAGCGTCTTTTTAATGATCGGCAGCCTCCTCGTCGGATTAATTGGTGGAGATCGTGCGCTTACGGTTGTGAAACCGTTGTTCATTGATTTATATCCAAGCGTTCTCGTTCTATTTTTACTCGGGATGGGTTTAACTGCAGGAAATCAGCTTGCAGCGGTACGGAAATACGGAATCAAATTGCTTGCTTTAGGGATTCTCTTTCCTCCTCTATATGGATTTTTAGGTGTTGTCGTTGGCTATTACTCAGGATTATCTTTCGGAGGAACGATTTTACTTAGCGTACTCGCCGCAAGCGCCTCATATATTGCAGCTCCAGCTGCGATGCGCGCATCGGTGCCAGAAGCGAATCCGGCTATCTATCTTGGCATGGCGCTCGGGCTTACATTTCCGTTTAATTTGACAATCGGCATGCCATTGTATTATGAAATGGCGAAGTGGTTCTATTAA
- a CDS encoding FAD-dependent oxidoreductase, which produces MNRYIVIGAGVVGASVAFHLAKEKVEVVIIDREDHGQATNAAAGIICPWTSQRRNKKWYALAKGGAAFYPCLIEQLQTYGYETGYKRVGAICLHHDLDKLRSMEERVHKRREEAPEIGEITRLSSKEVKARFPLLCDEYEALYVSGAARVDGRALRRALIHAATHLGATYIKGDAALLHENGRVIGASVANERYEADAVIVAAGVWAKSLLLPLGIEFLITPQRAQIVHLQHLEQHTDHWPVVMPPNNQYLLAFPMRKMVVGATHEDGVGLDCRVTAGGLYEVLHKALTIAPHLADWTHVETRVGFRPHAPNFLPIFGAVPQIEGLYVANGLGASGLTAGPYVGAELAKMILGQPTSLQQSDYDVAQAIQFL; this is translated from the coding sequence ATGAATCGGTATATCGTCATTGGCGCTGGAGTTGTTGGCGCTTCTGTTGCTTTTCATCTCGCAAAAGAAAAGGTAGAGGTTGTGATTATCGACCGTGAAGATCACGGACAGGCAACCAATGCAGCAGCGGGAATCATTTGCCCGTGGACATCACAACGGCGAAATAAAAAATGGTACGCACTTGCGAAAGGTGGTGCCGCATTTTACCCTTGTCTCATTGAACAATTGCAAACATACGGTTACGAAACTGGATATAAACGTGTCGGAGCGATTTGTTTACATCATGATCTCGATAAATTGAGAAGTATGGAAGAACGCGTACACAAACGGCGTGAGGAAGCTCCTGAAATAGGAGAAATCACTCGACTGTCTTCAAAAGAAGTAAAAGCTCGGTTTCCTTTGTTATGTGACGAATACGAAGCGCTATATGTCAGCGGAGCGGCTCGTGTAGACGGGCGTGCCTTGAGACGCGCTCTCATTCATGCTGCCACTCACTTAGGGGCAACATATATAAAAGGTGATGCAGCACTTTTGCATGAAAATGGCCGAGTCATTGGTGCCTCAGTAGCGAATGAACGTTACGAGGCGGATGCAGTCATTGTTGCAGCAGGTGTTTGGGCAAAATCGTTACTTTTGCCACTAGGTATTGAATTTCTCATCACGCCACAGCGAGCACAGATCGTGCATCTACAACATCTTGAACAACATACGGATCATTGGCCTGTCGTCATGCCTCCAAACAATCAATATTTACTCGCTTTCCCAATGAGGAAAATGGTTGTTGGCGCGACGCATGAAGACGGTGTTGGGCTCGACTGTCGTGTAACTGCTGGCGGTTTGTATGAAGTGTTACATAAAGCATTAACTATCGCCCCTCACTTAGCGGATTGGACCCATGTGGAAACACGTGTTGGCTTCCGTCCCCATGCACCGAACTTTTTACCTATATTTGGTGCCGTCCCACAAATCGAAGGCCTTTACGTGGCGAATGGGCTTGGCGCATCCGGCTTGACTGCAGGACCGTATGTTGGAGCAGAGCTTGCGAAAATGATTCTTGGGCAGCCTACTTCATTACAACAAAGCGACTACGATGTTGCCCAAGCGATTCAATTTCTTTGA